CCGCTTAATACTACTATCGACTTACGCCGACTGCTTAGCCACCGAAATCATCCAACAGGATATTTTCCGGCTCAACGCCCATATCAAGTAGTAACTTGATAACCGAGGCGTTCATCATTGGCGGCCCACACATGTAGTACTCGCAATCTTCAGGTGCTGGATGATCCTTCAGATAGTTTTCGTACAGCACGTTATGGATAAAGCCTGTCGGCCCTTCCCAGTTGTCTTCCGGCTGTGGGTCAGAAAGCGCCAAGTGCCACTCAAAGTTGGGGAACTCTTCGGCTAACTGATCGTACTCTTCGTTGTAGAAAGTTTCACGCCAGGAGCGCGCACCATACCAGAAGGTGATCTTGCGTTCAGACTTCAAGCGCTTCAGCTGATCGAAGATGTGGCTACGCATCGGTGCCATACCCGCACCACCACCGATAAAGATCATTTCGGCGTCGGTATCACGGGCAAAGAACTCGCCGAACGGGCCCATCACGGTAACCTTATCGCCCTCTTTAAGGCTGAAGACATAAGTCGACATCAAGCCTGGCGGATGGTCAGTGCCGGGAGGCGGCGTTGCAATACGGATGTTGAACTTGAGGATACCCTTCTCATCCGGGTAGTTCGCCATGGAGTAGGCGCGAATCACTTCCTCGTTGTTCTTGTGGGAAATTTTGAACATATCAAATTTTTCCCAGTCACCCCGGTACTCCTCTTCAATATCAAAATCAGAGAATTTGACATCATATGGGGGAGCAACGAGCTGGACGTAGCCACCGGCGCGGAAGGCAACTTCTTCGCCTTCAGGTAGTTTCAGATTCAGCTCTTTGATAAAGGTGGCAACGTTGGGATTGGCAATAACTTCACATTCCCACTTTTTCACCCCAAACACTTCTTCAGGCACTTCGACTTTCATGTCCTGCTTCACAGGTACCTGACAGGAGAGGCGCCAGCCCTCTTTCTTCTCACGCATAGTGAAGTGCGACTCTTCGGTCGGCAGAATAGAGCCGCCGCCCTCTTCTACCCGACACTTACACTGGGCACAAGAACCACCGCCACCGCAGGCGGAAGAGAGGAAAATACCGTTAGCCGCAAGCGTATTTAGCAGCTTACCACCGGCTTGGGTCTTCAAAGTGTGCTCAGGATCGCCGTTGACCTCAATGGTCACGTCCCCGCTACTCACAAGCTTGCTGCGCGCTGCCAGAATGATCGCCGTTAAGCTAATAACGATGACCGTGAACATGACAACACCGAGCAAGATGACTGTTGTATCAACCATGTCGGTTTCCTATTGCTGGAGGTTTTCTATTACCCGGCGATGTTTGGCACCGCCGGGAAAAACCGGCTCCGATTAAAGCTGAATGCCCGAGAAGGACATAAAGCCCAACGACATCAGCCCCACGGTGATGAAAGTAATGCCCAGCCCTTGAAGGCCACCCGGCACATCGCTGTACTTCAGCTTTTCACGGATACCCGCCAGGGCGGCAATTGCCAGCGCCCAACCGGTGCCCGCACCAAAGCCATAGACCACAGCTTCGCCAAAGTTGTAGCTACGCTCGACCATGAACAGTACGCCACCCAGGATGGCGCAGTTAACGGTAATCAGCGGCAGGAACACCCCTAGCGCGTTGTAGAGCGACGGTACGTACTTATCAAGGA
This Vreelandella neptunia DNA region includes the following protein-coding sequences:
- the nqrF gene encoding NADH:ubiquinone reductase (Na(+)-transporting) subunit F, whose translation is MVDTTVILLGVVMFTVIVISLTAIILAARSKLVSSGDVTIEVNGDPEHTLKTQAGGKLLNTLAANGIFLSSACGGGGSCAQCKCRVEEGGGSILPTEESHFTMREKKEGWRLSCQVPVKQDMKVEVPEEVFGVKKWECEVIANPNVATFIKELNLKLPEGEEVAFRAGGYVQLVAPPYDVKFSDFDIEEEYRGDWEKFDMFKISHKNNEEVIRAYSMANYPDEKGILKFNIRIATPPPGTDHPPGLMSTYVFSLKEGDKVTVMGPFGEFFARDTDAEMIFIGGGAGMAPMRSHIFDQLKRLKSERKITFWYGARSWRETFYNEEYDQLAEEFPNFEWHLALSDPQPEDNWEGPTGFIHNVLYENYLKDHPAPEDCEYYMCGPPMMNASVIKLLLDMGVEPENILLDDFGG
- the nqrE gene encoding NADH:ubiquinone reductase (Na(+)-transporting) subunit E encodes the protein MEHYLSLFVASVFVENMALAFFLGMCTFLAVSKKVSSAIGLGIAVIVVLTVTVPVNNLVYTFLLQEGALTWTGISGAENIDLSFLGLLSYIGVIAALVQIMEMFLDKYVPSLYNALGVFLPLITVNCAILGGVLFMVERSYNFGEAVVYGFGAGTGWALAIAALAGIREKLKYSDVPGGLQGLGITFITVGLMSLGFMSFSGIQL